A region of Pyxidicoccus parkwaysis DNA encodes the following proteins:
- a CDS encoding arylsulfatase — MKKNGRRRAGDAAATSPNETLPREVLPIPDRLYQGVRPFSARDPSAKFPPIVPLRPPGGAPNILVILLDDVGFGASSAFGGVINTPTAERLASGGLRYNRFHTTALCSPTRAALLTGRNHHAVGFGGITEIATSSPGYTCMRPNHCAPVAEVLKLNGYSTAQFGKCHEVPVWETSPVGPFDRWPTGSGFEYFFGFVGGETNQYYPALYENTTPVEPDRTPEQGYHFMEDMTDRAIDWVRQQKALTPDKPFFCYFAPGATHAPHHVPKAWADKYKGRFDGGWDKLREDIFARQKKLGVIPKDAVLTPRPKEIPAWNEMPEKLRPVLARQMEVYAGFLEYADTHVGRLIDAVAKQDILEDTLVYYIIGDNGASAEGTLNGTFNEGLIFNEVMGVETPDFLIQRMDKFGTPEAYNHYAVGWAHAMDTPYQWTKQVASHYGGTRNGCIVHWPRGIQAKGEVRSQFTHVIDVAPTILEAAGLPQPMLVHGVQQTPMQGVSMDYSFDDAKAPERHQTQYFEMFGNRGIYHQGWTAVTRHRTPWEPQPLRSLEDDVWELYDTTKDWTQARDVAAELPDKLRELKQLFLIEAAKYYVLPLDDRGAERFNAEIAGRPELIQGDSQVLSGSMRRLSENSMLNIKNKSHSVTAEVEIPDGGANGVIVTQGGAFGGWCLFVRGGRLQYCYNYGGLSRSYVEADRVIPAGTHQVRMEFKYDGGGVGKGGDVTLYVDGKKVGRGRVEQTLAYTLSLDETADVGMELGSPVAEGFHNGDSRFTGRVKWVQLDKGREDFDHFLSPQERFRQAMARQ; from the coding sequence ATGAAGAAGAATGGCAGACGGCGGGCAGGCGACGCGGCGGCGACTTCTCCCAATGAGACACTCCCGCGCGAGGTCCTCCCCATCCCGGACCGGCTCTACCAGGGCGTGCGTCCCTTCAGCGCCAGGGACCCGAGCGCGAAGTTCCCGCCCATCGTCCCGCTGCGTCCGCCGGGCGGCGCGCCCAACATCCTCGTCATCCTGCTGGACGACGTGGGCTTCGGGGCCTCCAGCGCCTTCGGCGGCGTCATCAACACCCCCACCGCGGAGCGACTCGCGTCGGGAGGTCTCAGGTACAACCGCTTCCACACCACGGCGCTGTGCTCACCCACGCGCGCGGCGCTCCTCACCGGGCGCAACCACCACGCGGTGGGCTTCGGCGGCATCACCGAAATCGCCACGTCGTCACCGGGCTACACCTGCATGCGCCCCAACCACTGCGCGCCGGTGGCTGAAGTCCTCAAGCTCAACGGCTACAGCACCGCGCAGTTCGGCAAGTGCCACGAGGTGCCCGTGTGGGAGACCAGTCCCGTGGGGCCCTTCGACAGGTGGCCCACCGGCTCCGGCTTCGAGTACTTCTTCGGCTTCGTCGGCGGGGAGACGAACCAGTACTACCCGGCGCTGTACGAGAACACCACGCCCGTGGAGCCGGACCGCACGCCGGAGCAGGGCTACCACTTCATGGAGGACATGACGGACCGGGCCATCGACTGGGTGCGGCAGCAGAAGGCGCTCACGCCGGACAAGCCCTTCTTCTGCTACTTCGCCCCGGGCGCCACCCATGCTCCGCACCACGTCCCCAAGGCGTGGGCGGACAAGTACAAGGGCCGCTTCGACGGCGGCTGGGACAAGCTGCGCGAGGACATCTTCGCGCGGCAGAAGAAGCTCGGCGTCATCCCCAAGGACGCCGTGCTCACCCCACGCCCGAAGGAAATCCCCGCGTGGAATGAGATGCCGGAGAAACTGCGGCCGGTGCTCGCGCGGCAGATGGAGGTCTACGCGGGCTTCCTCGAGTACGCGGACACGCACGTCGGGCGGCTGATTGACGCGGTGGCGAAGCAGGACATCCTGGAGGACACGCTCGTCTACTACATCATCGGCGACAACGGCGCGTCCGCCGAGGGCACCCTCAATGGCACGTTCAACGAGGGCCTCATCTTCAACGAAGTCATGGGCGTGGAGACGCCCGACTTCCTCATCCAGCGAATGGACAAGTTCGGCACGCCCGAGGCCTACAACCACTACGCGGTGGGCTGGGCGCATGCCATGGACACGCCGTACCAGTGGACCAAGCAGGTGGCGTCGCACTACGGCGGCACGCGCAATGGCTGCATCGTCCACTGGCCCCGGGGCATCCAGGCGAAGGGCGAGGTCCGCTCGCAGTTCACCCACGTCATCGACGTGGCACCCACGATTCTGGAGGCGGCGGGCCTGCCGCAGCCGATGCTGGTCCACGGCGTCCAGCAGACGCCCATGCAGGGCGTGAGCATGGACTACAGCTTCGACGACGCGAAGGCGCCGGAGCGGCACCAGACGCAGTACTTCGAGATGTTCGGCAACCGGGGCATCTACCACCAGGGCTGGACGGCGGTGACGCGGCACCGCACGCCGTGGGAGCCGCAGCCGCTGCGCAGCCTCGAGGACGATGTCTGGGAGCTGTACGACACGACGAAGGACTGGACGCAGGCGAGGGACGTCGCGGCCGAGCTGCCGGACAAGCTGCGGGAGCTGAAGCAGCTCTTCCTCATCGAGGCCGCGAAGTACTACGTGCTGCCGCTGGATGACCGCGGCGCCGAGCGCTTCAACGCGGAAATCGCCGGGCGGCCCGAGCTCATCCAGGGCGACTCGCAGGTGCTGTCGGGCTCCATGCGGCGGCTCAGCGAGAACTCGATGCTGAACATCAAGAACAAGTCGCACTCCGTCACCGCCGAGGTGGAGATACCGGACGGTGGGGCCAACGGCGTCATCGTCACCCAGGGCGGCGCGTTCGGCGGCTGGTGCCTCTTCGTGCGCGGGGGCCGGCTGCAGTACTGCTACAACTACGGCGGGCTGAGCCGCTCCTACGTCGAGGCCGACCGCGTGATTCCGGCGGGCACGCACCAGGTCCGCATGGAGTTCAAGTACGACGGCGGCGGCGTGGGCAAGGGCGGCGACGTGACGCTCTACGTGGACGGCAAGAAGGTGGGCCGTGGCCGGGTGGAGCAGACGCTGGCCTATACGCTGTCCCTCGATGAGACGGCCGACGTGGGCATGGAGCTGGGCTCGCCCGTGGCGGAGGGCTTCCACAACGGCGACAGCAGATTCACCGGCCGGGTGAAGTGGGTGCAGCTCGACAAGGGGCGGGAGGACTTCGACCACTTCCTCTCGCCCCAGGAGCGCTTCCGCCAGGCGATGGCCCGGCAGTAG
- a CDS encoding DUF2019 domain-containing protein, whose product MLLEELVREFADNVAAQTDAIWRGDAATGNKHAKKYSAAFDKLREQGDAGREAMTVLLQHPGMDVRVMAAAYLLRYRTQDARSVLEEAAKEEGFVPFKAAQALKRWEEGTWALDPE is encoded by the coding sequence ATGCTGTTGGAAGAACTTGTCAGAGAATTCGCCGACAACGTGGCCGCGCAGACCGATGCAATCTGGCGAGGAGATGCCGCGACCGGAAACAAGCATGCGAAGAAGTACAGCGCCGCATTCGACAAGCTCCGCGAGCAGGGCGATGCCGGGCGCGAGGCGATGACTGTGCTGCTCCAGCATCCGGGCATGGACGTTCGCGTCATGGCCGCCGCCTATCTGCTGCGCTACCGGACGCAGGATGCCAGGAGTGTCTTGGAGGAGGCCGCCAAGGAGGAGGGATTCGTCCCCTTCAAAGCGGCACAGGCGTTGAAGCGCTGGGAAGAAGGGACCTGGGCCCTCGACCCGGAGTAA
- a CDS encoding DUF2092 domain-containing protein has product MAVTRSSWRPGKGRWGLVLTVLLAAAPPLASAQQAKASGEQASQQSSQQSSQVDPRADRLLRKMGDFLAQQREFSVHIDGTRDLVLESGQKIQLNRSGDVHVQRPDRLRVDRSGDLARLHLYYDGRQLTLFGETNNAYATAPMPSNLDDTLDVASEQLGLDTPGADLLVSNPYAALSEDIVCGNYLGRSMLNGVPVHHLAFRNRDGVDWELWVEDGDRPLPRRYVITTRDVTGGPQYAVTLSGWDLSPRFAQDEFRFSPPADAMKVSFLAQSSQAGKSQGEQSQGEQSQGEEPQGGGK; this is encoded by the coding sequence ATGGCAGTCACACGAAGCTCATGGAGGCCGGGCAAGGGACGGTGGGGGCTCGTGCTCACCGTGCTGCTGGCGGCAGCTCCCCCGCTCGCGAGCGCGCAGCAGGCGAAAGCCTCCGGCGAGCAGGCCTCACAGCAGTCCTCACAACAGTCCTCGCAGGTCGACCCCAGGGCCGACCGCCTCCTGCGAAAGATGGGCGACTTCCTCGCCCAGCAGCGCGAGTTCTCCGTCCACATCGATGGAACCCGAGACCTCGTCCTCGAGTCGGGACAGAAGATCCAGCTCAACCGCTCGGGTGACGTGCACGTACAGCGTCCGGACCGGCTCCGCGTGGACCGCTCCGGTGACCTCGCCCGCCTTCACCTCTACTACGACGGCCGCCAGCTCACCCTCTTCGGCGAGACCAACAACGCCTACGCCACCGCGCCGATGCCGTCCAACCTCGACGACACCCTCGACGTCGCCTCCGAGCAGCTCGGCCTCGACACGCCCGGCGCGGACCTCCTCGTCAGCAACCCCTACGCCGCCCTCTCCGAGGACATCGTCTGCGGCAACTACCTCGGCCGCTCCATGTTGAACGGCGTGCCCGTCCACCACCTCGCGTTCCGCAACCGCGACGGCGTGGACTGGGAGCTCTGGGTCGAGGACGGCGACCGTCCCCTGCCGCGCAGGTACGTCATCACCACCCGGGACGTGACTGGAGGCCCGCAGTACGCCGTCACCCTGTCCGGCTGGGATTTGTCGCCCCGCTTCGCGCAGGACGAGTTCCGGTTCTCGCCCCCCGCCGATGCCATGAAGGTGTCGTTCCTCGCGCAGTCCTCGCAAGCGGGGAAGTCACAGGGCGAGCAGTCACAAGGCGAGCAGTCGCAGGGCGAAGAGCCACAGGGAGGTGGGAAATGA
- a CDS encoding outer membrane beta-barrel protein — protein sequence MRLHTLLPLALLALAVPTAASAQTDASTVGFESQGHEGPSRHFMFNVGGGVSFPISDAGDRFKTGGGFQVGAGFQFQRNLGLMGEYGYTAYGIQSSVLTGTGVDGNHYMQYGSLNAVWNVIPQSPLGFYLIGGPGLYYRKVQLSQLAGVAAVPYCDPWLYYCTTDVVPVSEIIGSRSSTDFGLSAGLGVTLKIYGDLRLYVEGRYHYIFGPNFNLPSGGSKHADGQYIPVNFGIRY from the coding sequence ATGCGATTGCACACGTTGCTTCCCCTCGCCCTGCTGGCACTCGCCGTGCCCACGGCGGCGAGCGCCCAGACGGATGCGTCCACGGTGGGCTTCGAGTCACAGGGCCACGAGGGGCCCTCACGCCACTTCATGTTCAACGTGGGCGGCGGCGTCTCGTTCCCCATCTCCGACGCGGGTGACCGCTTCAAGACGGGCGGCGGCTTCCAGGTGGGCGCCGGCTTCCAGTTCCAGCGCAACCTCGGGCTCATGGGCGAGTACGGCTATACGGCCTATGGCATCCAGTCCAGCGTGCTCACCGGAACGGGCGTCGACGGCAACCACTACATGCAGTACGGCTCGCTCAACGCCGTCTGGAACGTGATTCCGCAGAGCCCGCTGGGCTTCTACCTCATCGGCGGGCCGGGCCTGTATTACCGCAAGGTGCAGCTGTCGCAGCTCGCGGGCGTGGCGGCCGTCCCGTACTGCGACCCGTGGCTGTACTACTGCACCACCGACGTGGTGCCCGTGTCCGAAATCATCGGCTCGCGCAGCAGCACCGACTTCGGCCTCAGCGCCGGCCTGGGCGTCACGCTGAAAATCTACGGGGACCTCCGCCTCTACGTGGAGGGCCGCTACCACTACATCTTCGGCCCGAACTTCAACCTGCCGAGCGGCGGCTCGAAGCACGCTGACGGCCAGTACATCCCGGTCAACTTCGGTATCCGCTACTGA
- the sitA5 gene encoding SitA5 family polymorphic toxin, which translates to MRLPWLVLALLWTLGGCGGTTRVVRLDTGRDSSVVHVPSSEGVARPIALDGDDLKTAVARLAGSLRLTQRPQEAARLLFEVGSRSGSYLFDARNRRLTPLGPGESLVAADALPFEVELTRAYLRWCERTHRQGDCLGLLKESPSVTGDARFALALALAKGAVMDELWEAVKGMAHPEAMMQAALWTAATYALLWTVPEPATKGVAAVLSAALIIYVGVDTFWELIQGFRNLMAESDRAVTFDELRDAGERFGKVMGRNAARAFVMLATAAIGCTGATLGAKLQGLPGASRAAVRAGSQAGVVYSAVGQVETVAVAADGFTFALAPGAVAMSSQGPRGTGASQHGIRAWGSYSGFKNAMGSAGPGKQWHHIVEQTPGNVNRFGPDAIHNTENVIAIDKQIHERISAFYSSKQRIAGGKVVREWLREQSYEQQRDFGLQILRQFGAIP; encoded by the coding sequence ATGCGGCTGCCTTGGTTGGTGCTTGCTCTGCTGTGGACGCTGGGCGGCTGCGGCGGCACCACGAGAGTCGTCCGGCTCGACACGGGTCGAGATTCCTCCGTTGTCCATGTTCCCAGCTCGGAAGGAGTCGCTCGGCCCATCGCGCTCGATGGCGATGACTTGAAGACGGCCGTGGCGCGGTTGGCCGGGAGTCTTCGCCTGACTCAGCGGCCCCAGGAGGCGGCTCGACTCTTGTTCGAGGTGGGCTCGAGGAGTGGCTCGTATCTCTTCGATGCGAGGAACCGGCGCCTGACGCCGCTCGGCCCGGGTGAGTCCCTGGTCGCCGCCGACGCTCTTCCATTCGAGGTGGAGCTGACGCGCGCGTACCTGCGCTGGTGCGAGCGGACTCACCGCCAGGGGGACTGCCTGGGGTTGTTGAAGGAGAGTCCGTCGGTCACGGGAGATGCACGCTTCGCCCTCGCGCTGGCCCTGGCGAAGGGCGCCGTGATGGATGAGTTGTGGGAGGCCGTCAAAGGCATGGCCCACCCCGAGGCCATGATGCAGGCGGCCTTGTGGACGGCGGCCACCTACGCACTGCTCTGGACGGTGCCGGAGCCCGCGACAAAGGGCGTGGCGGCGGTGCTCTCGGCGGCGCTCATCATCTACGTGGGCGTCGATACCTTCTGGGAGCTCATCCAGGGGTTCCGGAACTTGATGGCCGAGTCCGACCGGGCGGTGACGTTCGATGAGCTACGCGATGCGGGCGAGCGCTTCGGGAAGGTGATGGGCCGGAACGCAGCGCGGGCGTTCGTGATGCTGGCCACGGCGGCCATCGGATGCACGGGAGCCACGCTGGGCGCGAAGCTGCAGGGACTGCCCGGGGCCTCGCGGGCGGCGGTGCGGGCCGGGTCGCAGGCTGGAGTGGTGTACTCGGCGGTGGGGCAGGTCGAGACAGTGGCCGTGGCCGCGGACGGGTTCACCTTCGCCCTCGCGCCAGGGGCCGTGGCCATGTCGTCCCAGGGTCCACGAGGGACTGGTGCGAGTCAGCACGGCATCAGGGCGTGGGGCTCCTATAGTGGCTTCAAGAATGCGATGGGCTCGGCGGGGCCGGGCAAGCAGTGGCACCATATTGTTGAGCAGACGCCCGGGAATGTGAATCGGTTTGGCCCCGACGCCATTCACAATACAGAGAATGTCATCGCAATAGACAAGCAGATTCACGAGAGAATCAGCGCGTTCTACTCCTCCAAGCAGCGCATTGCTGGAGGCAAGGTCGTACGTGAGTGGCTTCGCGAGCAGTCCTACGAACAACAACGAGACTTCGGGCTTCAGATTCTCAGGCAGTTTGGTGCCATCCCATGA
- a CDS encoding DUF2019 domain-containing protein, which produces MKADDWKGLTTEALIEKYREATASHGRLLDARKTRAANKEYDRAASIEVELRTRGPEAVERIAELLNDPEPGTRFWAALVALRFAPAKGARVLAELATPPLSMVGLSAAMTLEQWKSGAYKPE; this is translated from the coding sequence ATGAAGGCAGATGATTGGAAGGGCCTCACCACCGAGGCGTTGATAGAGAAGTACAGGGAGGCGACCGCGAGTCACGGTCGCTTGCTCGACGCGCGAAAGACACGGGCTGCGAACAAGGAGTACGACCGCGCCGCTTCAATCGAAGTAGAGCTGAGAACACGAGGTCCGGAGGCCGTCGAACGCATCGCCGAACTGCTCAATGACCCAGAGCCCGGAACGAGGTTCTGGGCTGCTCTGGTCGCCCTGAGATTCGCTCCTGCGAAAGGGGCGCGTGTGCTCGCAGAGCTCGCAACGCCCCCACTGAGCATGGTCGGCCTGAGCGCGGCGATGACGCTCGAACAGTGGAAGAGTGGTGCATACAAACCGGAGTGA
- a CDS encoding DUF4136 domain-containing protein translates to MRLPLRIAPFLLGLMLAACSGIEVNTQYDPQAVPQIDSFKTYAWLPQPEGKDPRLYNDIINSYVREAVDADLAKRGFKQVDPGANPDFKIGWQGAIDNKVDIQTVNSYYGYYWDPMWSPYYAGAGAPYTYAREYEQGTLILDFVDAKSNKLVWRGTAQAEVNENPSASRTRGRINEAVEEMLAHFPPKEKK, encoded by the coding sequence ATGCGGCTGCCGCTTCGTATCGCTCCATTCTTGTTGGGCCTGATGCTCGCAGCCTGCTCGGGCATCGAGGTCAATACCCAGTACGACCCCCAGGCCGTGCCACAAATCGACAGTTTCAAGACCTACGCCTGGCTGCCGCAGCCCGAGGGCAAGGACCCGCGCCTCTACAACGACATCATCAACTCCTACGTGCGCGAGGCGGTGGACGCCGACCTGGCGAAGCGCGGCTTCAAGCAGGTGGACCCGGGCGCCAACCCGGACTTCAAAATCGGGTGGCAGGGCGCCATCGACAACAAGGTGGATATCCAGACGGTGAACTCGTACTACGGCTACTACTGGGACCCGATGTGGAGCCCCTACTACGCGGGCGCCGGGGCCCCGTACACGTACGCGCGCGAGTACGAGCAGGGCACGCTCATCCTCGACTTCGTGGACGCGAAGAGCAACAAGCTCGTCTGGCGTGGCACGGCCCAGGCGGAGGTGAACGAGAACCCGTCCGCATCGCGCACCCGGGGCCGCATCAACGAGGCGGTGGAGGAGATGCTGGCGCACTTCCCGCCCAAGGAGAAGAAGTAG
- a CDS encoding arylsulfatase: protein MPRKQPNILIIWGDDIGWFNPSCYHQGAMGYRTPNIDRIAAEGARFTDWYGQQSCTAGRAAFITGQSPIRTGLTKVGLPGAKLGLQPEDPTIADLLKPLGYVTGQFGKNHLGDRDEFLPTVHGFDEFFGNLYHLNAEEEPENPDYPKDPNFRKRFGPRGVLRAWANPDGTQRIEDTGPLTKKRMETVDDEFTSACLDFIDRSHASGKPFFVWFNSTRMHVFTHLRKESQGVTGLGLYPDGMVEHDKHVGQLLAKLDELGITEDTIVMYSTDNGAEVLSWPDGGSTPFRGEKDTNWEGGWRVPCVIRWPGVIEPGTISNEMFSHTDMLPTLLAIAGEPDIVEKLKRGYKAGNKTFKVHIDGYNLLPFLQGDVEENPRKGFFYWSDDGDLMAVRVGPWKIVFLEQRAHGMSVWQDPLVELRFPKLFNLRSDPFERADKDATLYYGDWAAKRMFAMVPAQAIVGEFLKTFEQYPPRQRPASFSIDQALAKARERQKTMASTAPPPEEAAPPSEEQPAVH from the coding sequence ATGCCGAGAAAGCAACCGAACATCCTCATCATCTGGGGCGATGACATCGGGTGGTTCAACCCGAGCTGCTACCACCAGGGGGCCATGGGCTACCGCACGCCGAACATCGACCGCATCGCGGCCGAGGGCGCCCGGTTCACCGACTGGTACGGGCAACAGAGCTGCACCGCCGGACGCGCGGCCTTCATCACCGGCCAGTCCCCCATCCGCACCGGCCTCACCAAGGTGGGGCTCCCGGGCGCGAAGCTCGGCCTCCAGCCCGAGGACCCGACCATCGCGGACCTGCTCAAGCCGCTGGGCTACGTCACCGGCCAGTTCGGGAAGAATCACCTCGGCGACCGCGACGAGTTCCTCCCCACCGTGCATGGCTTCGACGAGTTCTTCGGCAACCTCTACCACCTCAACGCGGAGGAGGAGCCAGAGAACCCGGACTACCCCAAGGACCCCAACTTCCGGAAGCGCTTCGGCCCGCGCGGCGTGCTGCGCGCCTGGGCCAACCCGGACGGCACGCAGCGCATCGAAGACACCGGCCCGCTGACGAAGAAGCGCATGGAGACGGTGGATGACGAGTTCACCTCCGCGTGCCTCGACTTCATCGACCGCTCCCATGCCTCGGGCAAGCCCTTCTTCGTGTGGTTCAACTCGACGCGCATGCACGTCTTCACCCACCTACGGAAGGAGTCGCAGGGGGTGACGGGCCTCGGGCTGTACCCGGACGGCATGGTGGAGCACGACAAGCACGTCGGACAGTTGCTCGCGAAGCTCGACGAGCTGGGCATCACCGAGGACACCATCGTCATGTACTCGACGGACAACGGTGCCGAGGTGCTGAGCTGGCCGGACGGCGGCAGCACGCCCTTCCGCGGCGAGAAGGACACCAACTGGGAGGGAGGCTGGCGCGTGCCGTGCGTCATCCGCTGGCCGGGCGTCATCGAGCCGGGGACGATTTCGAACGAGATGTTCTCGCACACCGACATGCTGCCCACGCTGCTCGCCATCGCCGGGGAGCCGGACATCGTCGAGAAGCTCAAGCGGGGCTACAAGGCCGGGAACAAGACCTTCAAGGTCCACATCGATGGATACAACCTCCTGCCCTTCCTACAGGGTGACGTGGAGGAGAACCCGCGCAAGGGCTTCTTCTACTGGAGCGACGACGGAGACCTGATGGCGGTGCGCGTCGGCCCGTGGAAGATTGTCTTCCTCGAGCAGCGCGCCCATGGAATGAGCGTCTGGCAGGACCCCCTCGTGGAGCTGCGCTTCCCGAAGCTCTTCAACCTCCGAAGCGACCCGTTCGAGCGGGCCGACAAGGACGCGACGCTGTACTACGGCGATTGGGCCGCCAAGCGCATGTTCGCCATGGTCCCCGCGCAGGCCATCGTCGGCGAGTTCCTGAAGACCTTCGAGCAGTACCCTCCCCGCCAGCGGCCCGCGAGCTTCAGCATCGACCAGGCCCTGGCGAAGGCGCGGGAGAGACAGAAGACGATGGCGAGCACGGCCCCTCCTCCCGAGGAGGCGGCACCGCCGAGCGAGGAGCAGCCCGCGGTCCATTGA
- a CDS encoding formylglycine-generating enzyme family protein, which translates to MSTDLSSEAARLEPEPSTPSEPVPGEAPFPDMVWIPGGTYWMGSDHHYPEEAPAHEVTVTGFWMDRYTVTNMQFAHFVDATRYVTVAERPLNAADYPGAIPDMLVPGSLVFRKASRPVDLRSLANWWAYVPGACWRHPEGRGSNLKGRGKHPVVHVAFEDVRAYAEWAGKSLPTEAEWERAARGGLDRKEYCWGDEFMPGGRHLANTWQGEFPWQNLREDGHEGTCPVGSFPPNGYGLHEMAGNVWEWTTDWYQARHEGHKGKACCIPVNPRGPGTADGSQDPGTPLVKIPRRVLKGGSHLCAPNYCLRYRPAARSPQSVDSGASHIGFRCIVRPARG; encoded by the coding sequence ATGAGCACGGACCTGAGCAGCGAGGCCGCGCGGCTCGAGCCGGAGCCCTCCACGCCTTCCGAGCCTGTGCCGGGCGAGGCGCCCTTCCCGGACATGGTGTGGATTCCGGGCGGCACGTACTGGATGGGCTCGGACCACCACTACCCCGAGGAAGCGCCCGCGCACGAGGTGACGGTCACCGGCTTCTGGATGGACCGCTACACGGTGACGAACATGCAGTTCGCCCACTTCGTGGACGCCACGCGCTACGTCACCGTGGCCGAGCGCCCGCTGAATGCCGCGGACTATCCGGGTGCAATCCCAGACATGCTGGTGCCCGGCTCGCTCGTCTTCCGCAAGGCCTCGCGGCCGGTGGACCTGCGGAGCCTCGCGAATTGGTGGGCCTACGTGCCGGGCGCGTGCTGGCGCCACCCGGAGGGGCGGGGCAGCAACCTCAAGGGACGCGGCAAGCACCCGGTGGTGCACGTCGCCTTCGAGGACGTGCGGGCCTACGCGGAGTGGGCCGGCAAGTCGCTGCCCACCGAGGCGGAGTGGGAGCGCGCCGCGCGTGGTGGATTGGACAGGAAGGAGTACTGCTGGGGTGACGAGTTCATGCCCGGCGGCCGCCACCTGGCCAACACGTGGCAGGGCGAGTTCCCCTGGCAGAACCTGCGCGAGGACGGTCACGAGGGCACGTGCCCCGTGGGCAGCTTCCCGCCCAACGGCTACGGCCTGCACGAGATGGCGGGCAACGTCTGGGAATGGACCACGGACTGGTACCAGGCGCGCCACGAGGGCCACAAGGGCAAGGCCTGCTGCATCCCCGTCAACCCGCGCGGCCCCGGCACGGCGGACGGCAGTCAGGACCCCGGCACGCCTCTGGTGAAGATTCCCCGCCGCGTGCTCAAGGGCGGCAGTCACCTGTGCGCGCCCAACTACTGCCTGCGCTACCGCCCCGCAGCGCGCTCGCCCCAGTCAGTGGACAGCGGCGCCAGCCACATCGGCTTTCGCTGCATCGTGCGCCCCGCGCGCGGGTGA